In Candidatus Poribacteria bacterium, the following are encoded in one genomic region:
- a CDS encoding RNA-guided endonuclease TnpB family protein, with translation MRNTTHKLFHDKSLNHLHNDLNIIGVVRNHFIALSMRYYRRYGKGLSYAKMSKHLTKLKRLAKYAHWHIPYSWSLQNMLKRLSESFREMRTLGRGHPQFKSCKKHKGMTFSGERVKIEKILDKQKNTRNHPTYKIRLNGRWYRFALHRRIQGAITQVHVTRDALGDVYITLTEDYSEVKIEPKTGKAEGFDMGIKDFLTTSDGHRYTSPMFYTQNADKLAEAQQAYSSKLKGSNNQERCRKDIARIHKKTANQRTDHHWKLAIELCRDFDIMFFEDLNLEGMKRLWGKQVSDLGFGAFMRKLKWQAKKRIRAVLKIGKWSPSTKCCCVCGHKNETLTLADRHWTCPSCQTHLDRDQNAAINILKEGVASFGLGVVGTIVLDNKIVGCSVEASSPLLHSTNAFA, from the coding sequence ATGCGAAACACGACCCATAAACTCTTTCACGATAAATCCTTGAACCATCTCCATAACGACTTGAATATCATAGGCGTTGTAAGGAATCACTTCATTGCGCTTTCTATGCGATATTACCGCCGCTATGGTAAGGGGCTTTCGTATGCGAAAATGTCTAAGCATTTGACGAAACTCAAAAGGTTAGCGAAGTATGCACATTGGCATATTCCGTACTCGTGGTCTCTGCAAAACATGCTCAAGCGTCTATCCGAGTCGTTTAGAGAAATGCGGACGCTTGGGAGAGGTCACCCACAGTTCAAGTCGTGTAAGAAACACAAAGGGATGACGTTCTCTGGCGAACGGGTTAAGATTGAAAAGATACTTGACAAACAGAAAAACACGAGAAACCATCCAACCTATAAAATCCGGCTGAATGGGCGTTGGTATCGTTTCGCACTGCATCGTCGGATACAAGGTGCTATCACTCAAGTTCATGTTACAAGAGACGCGCTCGGAGACGTGTATATCACGCTCACTGAAGACTATAGTGAAGTCAAGATAGAACCCAAGACAGGTAAGGCTGAAGGGTTTGATATGGGTATCAAAGACTTCCTGACTACCAGTGATGGTCATAGATATACCTCTCCTATGTTCTACACACAAAATGCTGATAAGTTGGCAGAAGCACAACAAGCATACTCCAGTAAACTGAAAGGTTCTAACAACCAAGAACGCTGTCGGAAAGATATCGCGCGTATCCATAAGAAAACTGCGAATCAAAGAACGGATCACCACTGGAAACTGGCGATAGAGCTCTGCCGTGATTTTGATATAATGTTCTTTGAAGACCTAAACCTTGAAGGTATGAAACGTTTGTGGGGCAAACAGGTCTCTGACCTCGGCTTCGGTGCGTTCATGCGGAAACTCAAATGGCAGGCGAAGAAGCGGATACGTGCTGTCCTGAAAATCGGTAAATGGAGTCCTTCTACAAAGTGCTGTTGTGTTTGTGGTCATAAAAATGAAACCCTAACGCTCGCGGATCGACACTGGACGTGTCCAAGTTGTCAGACACACCTTGACCGAGACCAGAACGCTGCGATCAACATTCTTAAGGAAGGGGTAGCTTCCTTTGGGTTAGGAGTCGTAGGAACTATTGTTT